From the Halalkalicoccus sp. CGA53 genome, one window contains:
- a CDS encoding ABC transporter ATP-binding protein gives MGTNADAEGPGRGERAEATPWVGDEVPAVHLDGITKRFPGVVANDDVDFTVDRGTIHALVGENGAGKTTLMNVLYGLYEPTEGAIWIDGERRAFDDPGDAMDAGIGMIHQHFMLVDTMTVAENVVLGDEPKKWGGLATDTERAVEETRALAERYGFDVDPTERIEEISVGEQQRVEILKTLYRGADVLILDEPTAVLTPQEVEALFSVLSELIAEGKTIVFITHKLGEALRAADEISVLRDGTLVGTVPAAEATQEQLASMMVGRDVILEIEKPPSERGSSLLEIDDLVVDDDRGVTAIGGVGFAVHTGEIFGIAGVDGNGQTELVEAITGLRPVESGTITFEGRDLTDAPRRRRIEAGMAYIAEDRQKRSLVMEYDLRRNGLLGCQRLPTFSDGWRIDWGQTDAYVGEVIEEYDVRPPDAAATARSLSGGNQQKFIVGREFERDPSLVVAAQPTRGVDIGSIEFIHDRLLGLRSDGKAVLLVSSKLDEVRRLSDRLAVMHDGEVVAVVDPESVTEEELGLLMAGERPTGLDPDGARIERGEVVGEPGGGRR, from the coding sequence ATGGGAACGAACGCCGATGCAGAGGGGCCGGGACGAGGAGAGCGAGCGGAGGCGACCCCGTGGGTGGGCGATGAGGTGCCGGCGGTCCACCTCGATGGCATCACGAAGCGGTTCCCGGGCGTCGTGGCCAACGACGACGTCGACTTCACCGTCGACCGCGGCACGATCCACGCCCTCGTCGGCGAGAACGGCGCCGGGAAGACCACCCTGATGAACGTCCTCTACGGCCTCTACGAGCCGACCGAGGGGGCGATCTGGATCGACGGCGAACGGCGGGCGTTCGACGATCCCGGCGACGCGATGGACGCCGGGATCGGCATGATCCACCAGCACTTCATGCTGGTCGATACGATGACCGTCGCCGAGAACGTCGTTCTCGGGGACGAGCCGAAGAAGTGGGGCGGGCTCGCCACCGACACCGAGCGTGCGGTCGAGGAGACGCGGGCGCTCGCGGAACGGTACGGCTTCGACGTCGACCCGACCGAGCGCATCGAGGAGATCAGCGTCGGCGAGCAACAGCGCGTCGAGATCCTGAAGACGCTCTACCGCGGTGCGGACGTCCTGATCCTCGACGAGCCGACGGCGGTGCTCACCCCGCAGGAGGTCGAGGCGCTGTTCTCCGTCCTCTCCGAGCTGATCGCCGAGGGGAAGACGATCGTGTTCATCACTCACAAGCTCGGCGAGGCGCTGCGCGCTGCCGACGAGATCAGCGTCCTTCGGGACGGGACGCTCGTCGGGACGGTCCCCGCAGCGGAGGCGACCCAGGAGCAGCTCGCGAGCATGATGGTCGGTCGCGACGTCATCCTCGAGATCGAGAAGCCGCCGTCCGAGCGCGGCTCCTCGCTCCTCGAGATCGACGACCTCGTCGTCGATGACGACCGCGGGGTGACGGCCATCGGCGGCGTCGGGTTCGCGGTCCACACCGGGGAGATCTTCGGAATCGCCGGCGTCGACGGCAACGGGCAGACCGAACTCGTCGAGGCGATCACCGGGCTCCGACCCGTCGAGTCGGGGACGATCACGTTCGAGGGTCGCGATCTGACGGACGCGCCCCGACGGCGGCGGATCGAAGCCGGTATGGCCTACATCGCCGAGGACAGACAGAAACGGAGCCTCGTGATGGAGTACGACCTCCGGCGCAACGGGCTGCTGGGCTGTCAGCGGCTCCCGACGTTCTCCGACGGCTGGCGGATCGACTGGGGGCAAACCGACGCGTACGTGGGGGAGGTTATCGAGGAGTACGACGTCCGGCCGCCCGACGCGGCCGCGACCGCCCGCTCGCTGTCGGGCGGCAACCAGCAGAAGTTCATCGTCGGTCGCGAGTTCGAACGCGACCCCTCGCTCGTCGTCGCCGCCCAGCCGACCCGCGGCGTCGACATCGGCTCGATCGAGTTCATCCACGACCGCCTGCTCGGGCTCAGGTCCGACGGAAAGGCCGTGTTGCTCGTCTCCTCGAAACTCGACGAGGTGAGACGCCTCTCCGATCGACTCGCTGTGATGCACGACGGTGAGGTGGTCGCCGTCGTCGATCCGGAGAGCGTCACGGAGGAGGAACTCGGCTTGCTCATGGCGGGCGAACGCCCGACCGGGCTCGACCCGGACGGGGCGCGGATCGAACGGGGTGAGGTGGTCGGGGAGCCGGGCGGAGGGAGACGATGA
- a CDS encoding ABC transporter permease — protein MSTPLVTRRQGLAIGAILFGLLVLGLVVDGGRSLLADVTGVISASYLAAAFRFTVPIAFAAMGGIFAEKSGVINIGLEGLLIIGAFAAVASAWGLAATPIGANVWLAFGLAVLASTAVALLFAVVCIEFKADQIIAGLAVWLIALGFAPFASIIIWDRTNSPSVGTFPVWEVPVLAELPSVGPLFSATPPVVLLVLAVPFSWYLLNRTPFGMWIEASGEDPKSLDTAGVDVRKVRYAGVLLSGVYCGIGGAGLALNTGQFVGSGDTMVDGRGWIGLTAYLIGNYNPVGAFLASFLFAGLDALQLQLQQVAGFDVSATLVGIIPYVAVLVVLTFVGRTRMPSAAGEHYDSDE, from the coding sequence GTGAGCACGCCGCTGGTCACCCGACGACAGGGACTCGCGATCGGAGCGATCCTCTTCGGGCTCCTGGTGCTGGGGCTGGTCGTCGACGGCGGGCGATCGCTACTCGCGGACGTCACGGGCGTGATCAGCGCGTCGTACCTGGCCGCCGCGTTCCGCTTTACCGTCCCGATCGCGTTCGCGGCGATGGGTGGTATCTTCGCCGAGAAATCCGGCGTCATCAACATCGGCCTCGAGGGACTGCTGATCATCGGCGCGTTCGCCGCGGTCGCGAGCGCGTGGGGACTCGCGGCGACGCCGATCGGCGCGAACGTCTGGCTCGCGTTCGGACTCGCGGTGCTCGCGAGCACGGCCGTCGCCCTGCTGTTCGCGGTCGTCTGCATCGAGTTCAAAGCCGACCAGATCATCGCCGGGCTCGCGGTCTGGCTGATCGCGCTCGGCTTCGCGCCGTTCGCGAGCATCATCATCTGGGACCGGACCAACAGCCCGAGCGTCGGCACCTTCCCGGTCTGGGAGGTCCCGGTGCTCGCGGAGCTCCCGAGCGTGGGGCCGCTCTTCTCGGCCACCCCGCCGGTAGTTCTACTCGTCCTGGCGGTGCCCTTCTCGTGGTATCTCCTCAATCGAACACCGTTCGGCATGTGGATCGAGGCAAGCGGCGAGGACCCGAAGAGCCTCGACACGGCCGGGGTCGACGTCCGCAAGGTCCGCTACGCGGGCGTCCTTCTCTCGGGGGTCTACTGCGGGATCGGCGGCGCCGGGCTCGCACTCAACACCGGGCAGTTCGTCGGCAGCGGCGACACGATGGTCGACGGTCGTGGCTGGATCGGGCTCACTGCCTACCTCATCGGCAACTACAACCCCGTCGGCGCGTTCCTCGCGTCATTCCTCTTCGCCGGACTCGACGCGTTACAGCTGCAGCTACAGCAGGTCGCCGGCTTCGACGTCTCGGCGACGCTGGTCGGTATCATCCCCTACGTGGCGGTGCTCGTCGTCCTCACGTTCGTCGGTCGGACCCGCATGCCCTCGGCCGCCGGTGAACACTACGACTCCGACGAGTAG
- a CDS encoding ABC transporter permease encodes MSLSRSTRSGRTRRWPELLVPAVLGCLLLAYFAVPFVAFLSRTGTANVLAGLSTPGAQVAIRNSLLTAPVSTAIATVLGVPLAYVLARRSFPGKRLVEALVILPLVLPPVVGGAMILTAVGRFTPIGAVTASLGIPLTDSLLGVILAQTFVAAPFVVITARAGFGAVDERLEQASRSLGYGPLATFWNVSIPLARGAIVAGIVLTFARAIGEFGATMMVAYNPRTMPTRIWVEFIAGGIDAIIPLALALLAITMAVLAAVQRVARMPTVIER; translated from the coding sequence ATGAGCCTCTCTCGATCGACCCGCTCCGGACGTACCCGCCGATGGCCGGAGTTACTCGTTCCCGCGGTTCTCGGCTGTCTGCTCCTCGCCTACTTCGCCGTTCCGTTCGTCGCGTTCCTCTCTCGGACCGGAACGGCGAACGTCCTCGCGGGGCTCTCGACGCCGGGGGCGCAGGTCGCGATACGGAACTCGCTGCTCACCGCCCCGGTCTCGACGGCGATCGCGACCGTCCTCGGCGTCCCGCTTGCGTACGTCCTCGCTCGCCGGTCGTTCCCCGGAAAGCGCCTCGTCGAGGCGCTCGTGATCCTCCCGCTGGTGCTGCCGCCGGTCGTCGGCGGGGCGATGATTCTCACGGCGGTCGGGCGGTTCACGCCGATCGGTGCCGTAACCGCCTCGCTCGGAATCCCGCTTACCGACAGCCTCCTCGGGGTGATCCTCGCCCAGACGTTCGTCGCCGCCCCGTTCGTCGTCATCACCGCGCGAGCGGGCTTCGGCGCGGTCGACGAGCGGCTCGAACAGGCCTCGCGCTCGCTCGGTTACGGCCCGCTCGCCACGTTCTGGAACGTCTCGATCCCGCTCGCTCGGGGGGCGATCGTCGCGGGGATCGTCCTCACGTTCGCACGGGCGATCGGCGAGTTCGGCGCGACGATGATGGTCGCGTACAACCCGCGGACGATGCCGACGCGGATCTGGGTCGAGTTCATCGCCGGCGGGATCGACGCAATCATCCCGCTCGCGCTCGCGCTGCTCGCGATCACGATGGCCGTGCTCGCCGCCGTCCAGCGTGTCGCCCGGATGCCGACGGTGATCGAGCGATGA
- a CDS encoding DUF7282 domain-containing protein, which yields MTSEPLAQVVAADGFDGAAAVHVQRQGDRGAIRSLDIEEATYTDEDFLVVAYEAGMNVVGTSEPIAADETFDGALSLDRPLTETQTVTVVLHHDEDGGHGD from the coding sequence ATGACGAGCGAACCCCTGGCGCAGGTCGTAGCTGCCGACGGGTTCGACGGAGCTGCCGCAGTGCACGTCCAGCGACAGGGCGATCGAGGTGCGATCCGGAGCCTCGATATCGAAGAGGCGACGTACACCGACGAGGACTTCCTGGTCGTCGCGTACGAGGCGGGCATGAACGTGGTCGGGACGAGCGAGCCGATCGCCGCGGACGAGACGTTCGATGGAGCACTCTCGCTCGACCGACCGCTCACGGAGACACAGACCGTGACCGTCGTCCTCCATCACGACGAGGACGGCGGTCACGGCGACTGA
- a CDS encoding DUF4129 domain-containing protein — MSELSVPDVERRSGVEKRPNETVGEYLTRVGGRAGLPPETVSAVVDHVNRDRFGPAAADQDGPEPPVEEFLRGVDSVGSDDGGDEAAPGAGRDGIEDGFASDEERVVMPLGRPPDDGGEDGLPTLVVLLVAVLVLGGVVAGGLILANGGLPGSSEEAPADEGTPVSDGADDLEAYDADGPGGIDTGGADDDREPIDIGSDDEEADDADPADDAAGALEMTEPLADSDDPDDDYVVLTNFGDVDLDTST, encoded by the coding sequence ATGAGTGAGCTCTCCGTCCCGGACGTCGAGCGACGGTCTGGCGTCGAAAAACGCCCGAACGAGACGGTCGGCGAGTACCTCACTCGGGTAGGAGGACGGGCGGGACTGCCACCGGAGACGGTGAGTGCGGTCGTCGATCACGTCAACCGGGACCGGTTCGGCCCCGCCGCAGCCGATCAGGACGGTCCCGAACCGCCGGTCGAGGAGTTCCTCCGGGGGGTAGACTCCGTCGGGAGCGACGACGGAGGCGACGAGGCCGCTCCAGGGGCGGGACGCGACGGGATCGAGGACGGTTTCGCTTCGGACGAGGAGAGGGTGGTGATGCCCCTCGGGAGGCCGCCGGACGACGGCGGTGAGGACGGCCTCCCGACGCTCGTCGTCCTGCTCGTTGCAGTCCTGGTCCTCGGCGGGGTCGTCGCCGGAGGCCTGATCCTCGCGAACGGCGGCCTCCCGGGATCGTCGGAGGAGGCGCCCGCGGACGAGGGGACGCCCGTGAGTGACGGCGCGGACGATCTCGAAGCGTACGACGCCGACGGTCCGGGAGGAATCGACACCGGGGGGGCAGACGACGATCGAGAACCGATAGACATCGGATCGGACGACGAGGAAGCGGACGACGCCGACCCGGCCGACGACGCGGCGGGTGCGCTCGAGATGACGGAGCCTCTCGCCGACTCGGACGACCCGGACGATGATTACGTCGTGCTCACGAACTTCGGGGACGTCGACCTTGATACGTCCACCTGA
- a CDS encoding ABC transporter ATP-binding protein, which yields MTLSLRGLTHRYGNEPAVEDVSFAIGSGELVALLGPSGCGKTTIVQAVAGHVRPTGGRIRLRGEDVTDRPPESRRVGIVFQRPTLYPHMTVAENVAYGLAARGMDVDEREVVVSRHLDLIGLADRHEAYPAELSGGQARRVELARALAPEPDLLVLDEPLSALDRALRERLRGEIARIQRETGVTTLFVTHDQEEAMALADRLVVMDDGRVAGIGTPRELYETPPNPFVASFLGRSNQLSATLLEREPPTVAFGGTEVVLEPGADPTETGCLAVHVRPEHLWLGVPWSEVDVTFSGTVRGISDVGRRYDVVVALETAEEIVVEHDGTPPAVDDRVAVGVDREDVVLLQEGEDERGSGQPLSSRTDDDPPPNRIG from the coding sequence ATGACGCTCTCGCTCCGTGGGCTGACCCACCGGTACGGGAACGAGCCCGCGGTCGAGGACGTCTCGTTCGCGATCGGTTCGGGGGAGCTGGTCGCGCTGCTCGGCCCCTCCGGCTGCGGGAAGACGACGATCGTCCAGGCGGTCGCCGGGCACGTCCGCCCGACGGGAGGCCGGATCCGCCTCCGCGGCGAGGACGTCACCGACCGACCGCCGGAGTCGCGTCGGGTGGGGATCGTCTTCCAGCGCCCGACGCTCTATCCGCACATGACCGTCGCGGAGAACGTCGCCTACGGACTGGCCGCACGCGGAATGGACGTTGACGAGCGCGAGGTGGTGGTCTCCCGACACCTCGATCTGATCGGCCTCGCCGATCGGCACGAGGCGTATCCCGCCGAACTGAGCGGCGGGCAGGCACGCCGGGTCGAACTCGCCCGCGCGCTGGCGCCAGAACCGGATCTCCTGGTGCTCGACGAGCCGCTCTCGGCGCTCGACCGCGCCCTCAGAGAGCGGTTGCGGGGAGAGATCGCCCGGATCCAGCGCGAGACGGGTGTCACGACGCTGTTCGTCACTCACGACCAGGAGGAGGCGATGGCGCTCGCCGACCGGCTCGTGGTGATGGACGACGGGAGGGTCGCCGGCATCGGCACCCCCAGAGAGCTCTACGAGACGCCGCCGAACCCGTTCGTCGCGTCGTTTCTCGGTCGGTCAAACCAGCTGTCGGCGACCCTCCTCGAACGGGAGCCACCGACCGTCGCATTCGGCGGGACGGAGGTCGTCCTCGAGCCGGGAGCTGACCCCACCGAAACCGGCTGCCTCGCGGTTCACGTCCGTCCGGAGCACCTCTGGCTCGGCGTCCCCTGGTCCGAGGTCGACGTCACGTTCTCCGGGACGGTGAGAGGTATCTCCGACGTGGGGCGACGCTACGACGTCGTCGTCGCACTCGAGACCGCCGAGGAGATCGTCGTCGAACACGACGGGACCCCGCCCGCGGTGGACGACCGCGTCGCGGTCGGGGTGGACCGCGAGGACGTCGTCCTGCTGCAAGAAGGCGAGGACGAGAGGGGATCGGGCCAGCCGCTCTCGTCCCGGACGGACGACGATCCACCACCGAACCGGATCGGATAG
- a CDS encoding BMP family lipoprotein has translation MRRRAFLTTVGAGTTIATAGCLVDDDDDVDPADDTDDDAADVDDTDDEATDEGTTDDAEDEPASDVTVGIIYSTGGLGDESFNDMAYAGIQQAQEEFGIEYQNAEPDAPADMNDMQRQFASDDEIDVVVCIGFDHEADLVDNAEEFADTRFVLVDAVVEAENVASYVFREHEGSFQVGHLAGLLTGTEYAHGGGETDPEEATVGFVGGEETSLIERFEAGYVAGARHADDGIETPSAYAGSWNDPTTGQEIASSMYDDGADVVYHAAGGTGGGVFEAAQSAGRFAIGVDDDQSVSAEEFSDVIVASMIKRVDSAVYESIEAIVEDTFEGGQVNDLGLEEEGVGAIVGQDFEGELPEEIVDALEESRQAIIDGEIEVPNTLDDL, from the coding sequence ATGCGCCGCAGAGCGTTTCTCACGACGGTGGGCGCGGGGACGACTATCGCGACCGCGGGCTGTCTGGTCGACGATGACGACGACGTCGATCCCGCGGACGACACCGACGACGATGCCGCGGACGTCGACGATACCGACGACGAGGCGACCGACGAGGGGACGACCGACGACGCCGAGGACGAACCGGCGTCCGACGTCACCGTGGGGATAATCTACTCCACCGGTGGCCTCGGCGACGAGTCGTTCAACGACATGGCGTACGCCGGTATCCAGCAGGCCCAGGAGGAGTTCGGGATCGAGTACCAGAACGCCGAACCCGACGCCCCGGCGGACATGAACGACATGCAGCGCCAGTTCGCCAGCGACGACGAGATCGACGTCGTCGTCTGTATCGGCTTCGACCACGAGGCGGACCTCGTCGACAACGCCGAGGAGTTCGCCGACACGCGTTTCGTCCTCGTCGACGCGGTCGTCGAGGCAGAGAACGTCGCGAGCTACGTCTTCCGCGAACACGAGGGTTCGTTCCAGGTCGGCCACCTCGCGGGGCTGCTCACGGGGACGGAGTACGCCCACGGCGGCGGGGAGACCGACCCCGAGGAGGCGACCGTCGGCTTCGTCGGCGGCGAGGAGACCTCGTTGATCGAGCGCTTCGAGGCCGGCTACGTCGCCGGCGCGCGACACGCCGACGACGGGATCGAGACGCCCTCTGCGTACGCCGGCAGCTGGAACGACCCGACGACGGGCCAGGAGATCGCGAGCAGCATGTACGACGACGGCGCGGACGTCGTCTACCACGCCGCCGGCGGCACCGGCGGCGGCGTCTTCGAGGCCGCCCAGTCGGCCGGACGGTTCGCCATCGGCGTCGACGACGACCAGTCCGTGAGCGCCGAGGAGTTCAGCGACGTGATCGTCGCCAGCATGATCAAGCGCGTCGACAGCGCGGTCTACGAGTCGATCGAAGCGATCGTCGAGGACACGTTCGAGGGCGGGCAGGTAAACGACCTCGGCCTCGAGGAGGAGGGCGTCGGAGCGATCGTCGGCCAGGACTTCGAGGGCGAGCTTCCCGAGGAGATCGTCGACGCCCTGGAGGAGTCCCGGCAGGCGATCATCGACGGCGAGATCGAGGTCCCGAACACCCTCGACGACCTCTGA
- a CDS encoding extracellular solute-binding protein translates to MNGSRPTPRRRELLVAAGGIALGTVAGCLGGRARSVSLLSAGSLARTFESHVGPTFEEETGIEVRGEYYGANAVMRMVEDRTKHPDVIVSADATLLRDRLYGEVTDWDVEFATNSVGIGYDEATAFGEGLEDGESWYELALAAEEGDLSIGDPNLDPLGYRAVQAFDLAGAEYGIDGLREELLELVYEEPEEPQMMAGVESGSRVAAVVYRNMAVDHDVPFSEFPDAYNFANPDMAEHYATVSFTTDEEGYTAEGRPVIYNATVNDRADDPEAGLDLVRFLVDEPDLLVDAGLTVGETIPRAEGDLPEAIEV, encoded by the coding sequence ATGAACGGATCGCGACCGACACCGCGCCGTCGAGAGCTGCTCGTGGCAGCCGGAGGGATCGCTCTCGGCACGGTCGCCGGCTGTCTCGGGGGCCGCGCCCGCTCGGTGAGTCTCCTCTCCGCGGGAAGTCTCGCACGGACGTTCGAGTCGCACGTCGGACCGACGTTCGAGGAGGAGACGGGGATCGAGGTCCGCGGGGAGTACTACGGCGCGAACGCGGTGATGCGGATGGTCGAGGACCGAACGAAACACCCAGACGTGATCGTCAGCGCGGACGCGACGCTGTTGCGCGACCGCCTCTACGGCGAGGTCACCGACTGGGACGTCGAGTTCGCGACCAACAGCGTCGGCATCGGCTACGACGAGGCGACCGCGTTCGGGGAGGGTCTCGAGGACGGCGAGTCGTGGTACGAACTCGCGCTCGCCGCCGAGGAGGGCGACCTCTCGATCGGCGACCCGAACCTCGACCCGCTCGGCTACCGCGCGGTCCAGGCGTTCGACCTCGCCGGGGCGGAGTACGGAATCGACGGGCTGCGCGAGGAGCTGCTGGAGCTCGTTTACGAGGAGCCAGAGGAGCCACAGATGATGGCCGGCGTCGAGAGCGGCTCGCGCGTCGCCGCGGTCGTCTACCGGAACATGGCCGTCGACCACGACGTGCCCTTCTCCGAGTTCCCCGACGCGTACAACTTCGCGAACCCCGACATGGCGGAGCACTACGCGACCGTCTCGTTCACGACCGACGAGGAGGGCTACACCGCTGAGGGCCGGCCAGTGATCTACAACGCCACCGTCAACGACCGGGCCGACGACCCGGAGGCGGGTCTCGACCTCGTCCGGTTCCTCGTCGACGAACCCGACCTGCTCGTCGACGCGGGGCTGACCGTCGGGGAGACGATCCCGCGAGCGGAGGGTGATCTACCGGAGGCGATCGAGGTATGA
- a CDS encoding ABC transporter permease — translation MSDWRDRADASLDRLVEATAVQRIAISLTALVFAVVVGAVLVFLSGFVADCPDPFILLPGLGYGCYNPIEVYSTMVAGAFGSFTALGRTLQETTLLLLTGLSVAVAFRAGLFNIGTQGQMVLGALAAALTVLFLGEVVPENALGTLLAIPAGVVVGAFVGGVWGMIPGLMKAYANAHEVITTIMLNFIAMGIAFWLVQNHVGNLETDSVQTHSIPEVARLPATIDGSRFSIYALVGALLVAVGIYYLYTRTVLGYELRTSGIQEAAAEYGGVNARRNVVTSMTLSGALGGVAGAIYVTMVQYRWQDGIPPLGFDGIAVSILAGNNPIGVIPAALLFGGMKSGSVAIDLSLGVPNELVEVLRGLIILFIAMPEFFRMIGKRAGYGGEPVATDGGESRGESGSTSEPTDGGEGVDAERSTSDRNSNGGEGS, via the coding sequence TTGAGCGACTGGCGCGACCGGGCGGACGCCTCACTCGACCGGCTCGTCGAGGCCACGGCCGTCCAGCGGATCGCGATCAGCCTCACGGCGCTGGTCTTCGCCGTCGTCGTCGGCGCCGTTCTCGTCTTTCTCTCGGGCTTCGTCGCCGACTGTCCCGATCCGTTCATCCTGCTCCCGGGCCTCGGCTACGGCTGTTACAACCCGATCGAGGTCTACTCGACGATGGTCGCTGGGGCGTTCGGCTCGTTCACGGCCCTCGGTCGAACGCTCCAGGAGACGACGCTGTTGCTGTTGACCGGCCTCTCGGTCGCGGTCGCCTTCCGCGCGGGGCTGTTCAACATCGGTACGCAGGGCCAGATGGTGCTGGGGGCACTGGCGGCCGCGCTGACCGTTCTGTTCCTCGGCGAAGTCGTCCCGGAGAACGCGCTCGGGACGCTGCTCGCGATCCCCGCGGGGGTCGTCGTCGGTGCGTTCGTCGGCGGCGTCTGGGGGATGATCCCGGGGCTGATGAAGGCGTACGCGAACGCCCACGAGGTGATCACGACGATCATGCTCAACTTCATCGCGATGGGAATCGCCTTCTGGCTCGTCCAAAACCACGTCGGGAACCTCGAGACGGACTCGGTCCAGACCCACTCGATACCGGAGGTCGCCCGGCTACCGGCGACGATCGACGGCTCGCGCTTTTCGATCTACGCGCTGGTCGGCGCCCTGCTGGTCGCCGTCGGGATCTACTATCTCTACACCCGCACCGTCCTGGGCTACGAGCTGCGCACCAGCGGCATCCAGGAGGCCGCCGCGGAGTACGGCGGGGTGAACGCCAGGCGCAACGTCGTCACCAGCATGACGCTCTCGGGCGCGCTCGGCGGCGTCGCCGGCGCGATCTACGTCACGATGGTCCAGTACCGCTGGCAGGACGGCATCCCCCCGCTCGGCTTCGACGGCATCGCGGTCTCGATCCTCGCGGGGAACAACCCGATCGGCGTGATCCCCGCGGCGCTGTTGTTCGGGGGGATGAAAAGCGGGAGCGTCGCGATCGACCTCTCGCTCGGCGTCCCGAACGAACTCGTCGAGGTACTCAGGGGACTGATCATCCTCTTCATCGCGATGCCGGAGTTCTTCCGCATGATCGGGAAACGAGCGGGCTACGGCGGCGAGCCCGTCGCGACCGACGGTGGCGAGTCGAGGGGGGAGAGCGGATCCACGTCGGAGCCGACGGACGGCGGTGAGGGGGTCGACGCTGAGCGATCCACGTCGGACCGGAACTCGAACGGTGGTGAGGGGTCGTGA
- a CDS encoding multicopper oxidase domain-containing protein, with amino-acid sequence MTVRSIDDRRRTVLKLTGAAGATLLAGCLGAGEETEPEPEGEDDDATRDDEEDEERELNPDLSYTAPPEIVDLNAQGGETVLRAVPARHTLVGEEASTGPIELPEVWAWQADDGEPSVPGPIYRVGEGSEVELTFSNTEHRTPHTVHVHAVGKEWMDDGAPTTTGYQVGGGEEHTYRLAADVPGTHFYHCHFDTSTHLDMGMYGIFRVDPEGYEPPDREYFLTLRDWDDRLHRRVAGEDVEFSQRERNSNRYTINGRCAPYTLHPEEGSPLLVESGERVRVHLVNAGYEAHPFHTHGHRFRVIEKDGSPIPEEAQYEEDVVNVAPAERYTIEFEADSDPGLYPAHCHKVNHVMNGETYPGGMLTAIVYEEVLETGEFEDVMALAGAHHGD; translated from the coding sequence ATGACCGTCCGATCCATCGACGACCGACGACGGACCGTGCTGAAACTGACCGGGGCGGCGGGCGCGACGCTGCTCGCCGGCTGTCTCGGTGCCGGAGAGGAGACCGAACCGGAGCCGGAAGGCGAGGACGACGATGCGACTCGGGACGACGAGGAGGACGAGGAACGGGAGCTGAACCCGGACCTGTCGTACACCGCCCCGCCCGAGATCGTCGACCTGAACGCGCAGGGTGGGGAGACCGTGCTCCGGGCGGTGCCGGCCAGACATACGCTGGTGGGAGAGGAGGCGAGCACCGGACCGATCGAACTCCCCGAGGTCTGGGCATGGCAGGCCGACGACGGCGAGCCGAGCGTCCCGGGACCGATCTACCGGGTCGGGGAGGGAAGCGAGGTCGAGCTGACCTTCTCGAACACCGAACACCGCACGCCACACACCGTCCACGTCCACGCGGTCGGGAAGGAGTGGATGGACGACGGCGCGCCGACGACGACCGGCTACCAGGTCGGCGGCGGCGAGGAACACACCTACCGGCTCGCGGCCGACGTGCCGGGAACGCACTTCTATCACTGTCACTTCGATACGAGCACCCACCTCGACATGGGAATGTACGGGATCTTCCGGGTCGATCCCGAGGGCTACGAACCCCCAGACAGGGAGTACTTCCTCACGCTCCGGGACTGGGACGATCGGCTCCACCGACGCGTCGCCGGCGAGGACGTCGAGTTCTCCCAGCGCGAGCGGAACTCGAACCGGTACACGATCAACGGACGCTGTGCGCCGTACACGCTCCACCCCGAGGAGGGCTCGCCCCTGCTCGTCGAGTCGGGCGAACGGGTCAGAGTCCACCTCGTGAACGCCGGCTACGAGGCACACCCGTTCCACACGCACGGCCACCGCTTCCGCGTCATCGAGAAGGACGGCTCGCCGATCCCCGAGGAGGCGCAGTACGAGGAGGACGTGGTGAACGTCGCGCCGGCCGAGCGCTACACGATCGAGTTCGAGGCCGACAGCGACCCCGGGCTCTACCCCGCTCACTGTCACAAGGTCAACCACGTGATGAACGGCGAGACCTACCCCGGCGGGATGCTCACCGCGATCGTCTACGAGGAAGTGCTCGAGACCGGCGAGTTCGAGGACGTGATGGCGCTGGCCGGCGCGCATCACGGCGACTGA